In one Rhinopithecus roxellana isolate Shanxi Qingling chromosome 1, ASM756505v1, whole genome shotgun sequence genomic region, the following are encoded:
- the SEMA3G gene encoding semaphorin-3G isoform X2 has protein sequence MAPSAWAICWLLGGLLLHGGSSGTSPGPSVPRLRLSYRDLLSANRSAIFLGPRGSLNLQAMYLDEYRDRLFLGGLDALYSLRLDQAWPDPREVLWPPQPGQREECVQKGRDPLTECANFVRVLQPHNRTHLLACGTGAFQPTCALITVGHRGEHVLHLEPGSVESGRGRCPHEPSRPFASTFVGGELYTGLTADFLGREAVIFRSGGRRPALRSDSDQSLLHEPRFVMAARIPENSDQDNDKVYFFFSETVPSPDGGSNYVTVSRVGRVCVNDAGGQRVLVNKWSTFLKARLVCSVPGPGGAETHFDQLEDVFLLWPKVGKSLEVYALFSTVSAVFQGFAVCVYHMADIWEVFNGPFAHRDGPQHQWGPYVGKVPFPRPGVCPSKMTAQPGRPFGSTKDYPDEVLQFARAHPLMFWPVRPQHGRPVLVKTHLAQQLHQIVVDRVEAEDGTYDVIFLGTDSGSVLKVIALQAGGSAEPEEVVLEELQVFKVPTPITEMEISVKRQMLYVGSRLGVAQLRLHQCETYGTACAECCLARDPYCAWDGASCTHYRPSLGKRRFRRQDIRHGNPVLQCLGQSQEGEAVGLVAATTVYGTEHNSTFLECLPKSPQAAVHWLLQRPGDEGPDQVKTDERVLHTERGLLFRRLSRFDAGTYTCTTLEHGFSQTVVRLALVVIVASQLDNVFPPEPKPEEPPARGGLASTRPKAWYKDILQLIGFANLPRVDEYCERVWCRGTMECSGSFRSRSRGKQAKGKSWAGLELGKKMKSRVHAEHNRTPREVEAT, from the exons ATGGCCCCCTCAGCCTGGGCCATCTGCTGGCTGCTAGGGGGCCTCCTGCTCCATGGGGGTAGCTCCGGCACCAGCCCTGGCCCCAGTGTGCCCCGCCTGCGGCTCTCCTACCGAG ACCTCCTGTCTGCCAACCGCTCTGCCATCTTTCTGGGCCCCCGGGGCTCCCTGAACCTCCAGGCCATGTACCTAGATGAGTACCGGGACCGCCTCTTTCTGGGTGGCCTGGACGCCCTCTACTCTCTGCGACTGGACCAGGCGTGGCCAGATCCCCGGGAG GTCCTGTGGCCGCCGCAGCCAGGACAGAGGGAGGAGTGTGTTCAAAAGGGAAGAGATCCTTTG ACAGAGTGTGCCAACTTCGTGCGGGTGCTGCAGCCTCACAACCGGACCCACCTGCTAGCCTGTGGCACTGGGGCCTTCCAGCCCACCTGTGCCCTCATCACAGTGGGCCACCGTGGGGAG cATGTGCTCCACCTGGAGCCCGGCAGTGTGGAAAGCGGCCGGGGGCGGTGCCCTCACGAACCCAGCCGTCCCTTTGCCAGCACCTTCGTAG GCGGGGAGCTGTACACGGGTCTCACCGCTGACTTCCTGGGGCGAGAGGCCGTGATCTTCCGAAGTGGAGGGCGTCGGCCAGCTCTGCGTTCTGACTCTGACCAGAGCCTCTTGCACG AACCCCGGTTTGTGATGGCCGCCCGGATCCCTGAGAACTCTGACCAGGACAATGACAAGGTGTACTTCTTCTTCTCGGAGACTGTCCCCTCGCCCGATGGTGGCTCGAACTATGTCACTGTCAGCCGCGTGGGCCGCGTCTGCGTG AATGATGCCGGGGGCCAGCGGGTGCTGGTGAACAAATGGAGCACTTTCCtcaaggccaggctggtctgctcAGTGCCTGGCCCTGGTGGTGCCGAGACCCACTTTGACCAGCTAG AGGACGTGTTCCTGCTATGGCCCAAGGTCGGGAAGAGCCTTGAGGTGTATGCGCTGTTCAGCACTGTCAG TGCTGTGTTCCAGGGCTTCGCCGTCTGTGTGTACCACATGGCGGACATCTGGGAGGTCTTCAATGGGCCCTTTGCCCACCGAGATGGGCCTCAGCACCAGTGGGGGCCCTATGTGGGCAAGGTGCCCTTCCCCCGCCCTGGCGTG TGCCCCAGCAAGATGACTGCGCAGCCAGGGCGGCCTTTTGGCAGCACCAAGGACTACCCAGATGAGGTGCTGCAGTTTGCCCGAGCCCACCCCCTCATGTTCTGGCCTGTGCGGCCTCAGCATGGCCGCCCTGTCCTTGTCAAGACCCATCTGGCCCAGCAGCTGCACCAGATCGTGGTGGACCGCGTGGAGGCAGAGGATGGGACCTATGATGTCATCTTCCTGGGGACTG ACTCAGGCTCTGTGCTCAAAGTCATCGCCCTCCAGGCAGGGGGCTCAGCTGAACCCGAGGAAGTGGTTCTGGAGGAGCTCCAGGTGTTTAAG GTGCCAACACCTATCACTGAAATGGAGATCTCTGTCAAAAGG CAAATGCTGTATGTGGGCTCTCGGCTAGGTGTGGCCCAGCTGCGGCTGCACCAGTGTGAGACTTACGGCACTGCTTGTGCAGAGTGCTGCCTAGCCCGGGACCCATATTGTGCCTGGGATGGTGCCTCCTGTACCCACTACCGCCCCAGCCTCGGCAAGCGCCGGTTCCGCCGGCAGGACATCCGGCATGGCAACCCTGTCCTGCAGTGCCTGGGCCAGAGCCAGGAAG GGGAGGCAGTGGGACTTGTGGCGGCTACCACGGTCTACGGCACGGAGCACAACAGCACCTTCCTGGAGTGCCTGCCCAAGTCTCCCCAGGCTGCTGTCCACTGGCTCTTGCAGAGGCCAGGGGATGAGGGGCCTGACCAG GTGAAGACGGACGAGCGAGTCTTGCACACGGAGCGAGGGCTGCTGTTCCGCAGGCTCAGCCGTTTCGATGCAGGCACATACACCTGCACCACTCTGGAGCATGGCTTCTCCCAGACTGTGGTCCGCCTGGCTCTGGTGGTGATTGTGGCCTCACAGCTGGACAATGTGTTCCCTCCGGAGCCAAAGCCAGAGGAGCCCCCAGCCCGGGGAGGCCTGGCTTCCACCCGACCCAAGGCCTGGTACAAGGACATCCTGCAGCTCATCGGCTTTGCCAACCTGCCCCGGGTGGATGAGTACTGTGAGCGCGTGTGGTGCAGGGGCACCATGGAATGCTCAGGCTCTTTCCGGAGCCGGAGCCGGGGCAAGCAGGCCAAGGGCAAGAGCTGGGCAGGGCTGGAGCTAGGCAAGAAGATGAAGAGCCGGGTGCATGCTGAGCACAATCGGAcgccccgggaggtggaggccacGTAG
- the SEMA3G gene encoding semaphorin-3G isoform X1, whose product MAPSAWAICWLLGGLLLHGGSSGTSPGPSVPRLRLSYRDLLSANRSAIFLGPRGSLNLQAMYLDEYRDRLFLGGLDALYSLRLDQAWPDPREVLWPPQPGQREECVQKGRDPLTECANFVRVLQPHNRTHLLACGTGAFQPTCALITVGHRGEHVLHLEPGSVESGRGRCPHEPSRPFASTFVAGGELYTGLTADFLGREAVIFRSGGRRPALRSDSDQSLLHEPRFVMAARIPENSDQDNDKVYFFFSETVPSPDGGSNYVTVSRVGRVCVNDAGGQRVLVNKWSTFLKARLVCSVPGPGGAETHFDQLEDVFLLWPKVGKSLEVYALFSTVSAVFQGFAVCVYHMADIWEVFNGPFAHRDGPQHQWGPYVGKVPFPRPGVCPSKMTAQPGRPFGSTKDYPDEVLQFARAHPLMFWPVRPQHGRPVLVKTHLAQQLHQIVVDRVEAEDGTYDVIFLGTDSGSVLKVIALQAGGSAEPEEVVLEELQVFKVPTPITEMEISVKRQMLYVGSRLGVAQLRLHQCETYGTACAECCLARDPYCAWDGASCTHYRPSLGKRRFRRQDIRHGNPVLQCLGQSQEGEAVGLVAATTVYGTEHNSTFLECLPKSPQAAVHWLLQRPGDEGPDQVKTDERVLHTERGLLFRRLSRFDAGTYTCTTLEHGFSQTVVRLALVVIVASQLDNVFPPEPKPEEPPARGGLASTRPKAWYKDILQLIGFANLPRVDEYCERVWCRGTMECSGSFRSRSRGKQAKGKSWAGLELGKKMKSRVHAEHNRTPREVEAT is encoded by the exons ATGGCCCCCTCAGCCTGGGCCATCTGCTGGCTGCTAGGGGGCCTCCTGCTCCATGGGGGTAGCTCCGGCACCAGCCCTGGCCCCAGTGTGCCCCGCCTGCGGCTCTCCTACCGAG ACCTCCTGTCTGCCAACCGCTCTGCCATCTTTCTGGGCCCCCGGGGCTCCCTGAACCTCCAGGCCATGTACCTAGATGAGTACCGGGACCGCCTCTTTCTGGGTGGCCTGGACGCCCTCTACTCTCTGCGACTGGACCAGGCGTGGCCAGATCCCCGGGAG GTCCTGTGGCCGCCGCAGCCAGGACAGAGGGAGGAGTGTGTTCAAAAGGGAAGAGATCCTTTG ACAGAGTGTGCCAACTTCGTGCGGGTGCTGCAGCCTCACAACCGGACCCACCTGCTAGCCTGTGGCACTGGGGCCTTCCAGCCCACCTGTGCCCTCATCACAGTGGGCCACCGTGGGGAG cATGTGCTCCACCTGGAGCCCGGCAGTGTGGAAAGCGGCCGGGGGCGGTGCCCTCACGAACCCAGCCGTCCCTTTGCCAGCACCTTCGTAG CAGGCGGGGAGCTGTACACGGGTCTCACCGCTGACTTCCTGGGGCGAGAGGCCGTGATCTTCCGAAGTGGAGGGCGTCGGCCAGCTCTGCGTTCTGACTCTGACCAGAGCCTCTTGCACG AACCCCGGTTTGTGATGGCCGCCCGGATCCCTGAGAACTCTGACCAGGACAATGACAAGGTGTACTTCTTCTTCTCGGAGACTGTCCCCTCGCCCGATGGTGGCTCGAACTATGTCACTGTCAGCCGCGTGGGCCGCGTCTGCGTG AATGATGCCGGGGGCCAGCGGGTGCTGGTGAACAAATGGAGCACTTTCCtcaaggccaggctggtctgctcAGTGCCTGGCCCTGGTGGTGCCGAGACCCACTTTGACCAGCTAG AGGACGTGTTCCTGCTATGGCCCAAGGTCGGGAAGAGCCTTGAGGTGTATGCGCTGTTCAGCACTGTCAG TGCTGTGTTCCAGGGCTTCGCCGTCTGTGTGTACCACATGGCGGACATCTGGGAGGTCTTCAATGGGCCCTTTGCCCACCGAGATGGGCCTCAGCACCAGTGGGGGCCCTATGTGGGCAAGGTGCCCTTCCCCCGCCCTGGCGTG TGCCCCAGCAAGATGACTGCGCAGCCAGGGCGGCCTTTTGGCAGCACCAAGGACTACCCAGATGAGGTGCTGCAGTTTGCCCGAGCCCACCCCCTCATGTTCTGGCCTGTGCGGCCTCAGCATGGCCGCCCTGTCCTTGTCAAGACCCATCTGGCCCAGCAGCTGCACCAGATCGTGGTGGACCGCGTGGAGGCAGAGGATGGGACCTATGATGTCATCTTCCTGGGGACTG ACTCAGGCTCTGTGCTCAAAGTCATCGCCCTCCAGGCAGGGGGCTCAGCTGAACCCGAGGAAGTGGTTCTGGAGGAGCTCCAGGTGTTTAAG GTGCCAACACCTATCACTGAAATGGAGATCTCTGTCAAAAGG CAAATGCTGTATGTGGGCTCTCGGCTAGGTGTGGCCCAGCTGCGGCTGCACCAGTGTGAGACTTACGGCACTGCTTGTGCAGAGTGCTGCCTAGCCCGGGACCCATATTGTGCCTGGGATGGTGCCTCCTGTACCCACTACCGCCCCAGCCTCGGCAAGCGCCGGTTCCGCCGGCAGGACATCCGGCATGGCAACCCTGTCCTGCAGTGCCTGGGCCAGAGCCAGGAAG GGGAGGCAGTGGGACTTGTGGCGGCTACCACGGTCTACGGCACGGAGCACAACAGCACCTTCCTGGAGTGCCTGCCCAAGTCTCCCCAGGCTGCTGTCCACTGGCTCTTGCAGAGGCCAGGGGATGAGGGGCCTGACCAG GTGAAGACGGACGAGCGAGTCTTGCACACGGAGCGAGGGCTGCTGTTCCGCAGGCTCAGCCGTTTCGATGCAGGCACATACACCTGCACCACTCTGGAGCATGGCTTCTCCCAGACTGTGGTCCGCCTGGCTCTGGTGGTGATTGTGGCCTCACAGCTGGACAATGTGTTCCCTCCGGAGCCAAAGCCAGAGGAGCCCCCAGCCCGGGGAGGCCTGGCTTCCACCCGACCCAAGGCCTGGTACAAGGACATCCTGCAGCTCATCGGCTTTGCCAACCTGCCCCGGGTGGATGAGTACTGTGAGCGCGTGTGGTGCAGGGGCACCATGGAATGCTCAGGCTCTTTCCGGAGCCGGAGCCGGGGCAAGCAGGCCAAGGGCAAGAGCTGGGCAGGGCTGGAGCTAGGCAAGAAGATGAAGAGCCGGGTGCATGCTGAGCACAATCGGAcgccccgggaggtggaggccacGTAG
- the SEMA3G gene encoding semaphorin-3G isoform X3 — translation MAPSAWAICWLLGGLLLHGGSSGTSPGPSVPRLRLSYRDLLSANRSAIFLGPRGSLNLQAMYLDEYRDRLFLGGLDALYSLRLDQAWPDPRETECANFVRVLQPHNRTHLLACGTGAFQPTCALITVGHRGEHVLHLEPGSVESGRGRCPHEPSRPFASTFVAGGELYTGLTADFLGREAVIFRSGGRRPALRSDSDQSLLHEPRFVMAARIPENSDQDNDKVYFFFSETVPSPDGGSNYVTVSRVGRVCVNDAGGQRVLVNKWSTFLKARLVCSVPGPGGAETHFDQLEDVFLLWPKVGKSLEVYALFSTVSAVFQGFAVCVYHMADIWEVFNGPFAHRDGPQHQWGPYVGKVPFPRPGVCPSKMTAQPGRPFGSTKDYPDEVLQFARAHPLMFWPVRPQHGRPVLVKTHLAQQLHQIVVDRVEAEDGTYDVIFLGTDSGSVLKVIALQAGGSAEPEEVVLEELQVFKVPTPITEMEISVKRQMLYVGSRLGVAQLRLHQCETYGTACAECCLARDPYCAWDGASCTHYRPSLGKRRFRRQDIRHGNPVLQCLGQSQEGEAVGLVAATTVYGTEHNSTFLECLPKSPQAAVHWLLQRPGDEGPDQVKTDERVLHTERGLLFRRLSRFDAGTYTCTTLEHGFSQTVVRLALVVIVASQLDNVFPPEPKPEEPPARGGLASTRPKAWYKDILQLIGFANLPRVDEYCERVWCRGTMECSGSFRSRSRGKQAKGKSWAGLELGKKMKSRVHAEHNRTPREVEAT, via the exons ATGGCCCCCTCAGCCTGGGCCATCTGCTGGCTGCTAGGGGGCCTCCTGCTCCATGGGGGTAGCTCCGGCACCAGCCCTGGCCCCAGTGTGCCCCGCCTGCGGCTCTCCTACCGAG ACCTCCTGTCTGCCAACCGCTCTGCCATCTTTCTGGGCCCCCGGGGCTCCCTGAACCTCCAGGCCATGTACCTAGATGAGTACCGGGACCGCCTCTTTCTGGGTGGCCTGGACGCCCTCTACTCTCTGCGACTGGACCAGGCGTGGCCAGATCCCCGGGAG ACAGAGTGTGCCAACTTCGTGCGGGTGCTGCAGCCTCACAACCGGACCCACCTGCTAGCCTGTGGCACTGGGGCCTTCCAGCCCACCTGTGCCCTCATCACAGTGGGCCACCGTGGGGAG cATGTGCTCCACCTGGAGCCCGGCAGTGTGGAAAGCGGCCGGGGGCGGTGCCCTCACGAACCCAGCCGTCCCTTTGCCAGCACCTTCGTAG CAGGCGGGGAGCTGTACACGGGTCTCACCGCTGACTTCCTGGGGCGAGAGGCCGTGATCTTCCGAAGTGGAGGGCGTCGGCCAGCTCTGCGTTCTGACTCTGACCAGAGCCTCTTGCACG AACCCCGGTTTGTGATGGCCGCCCGGATCCCTGAGAACTCTGACCAGGACAATGACAAGGTGTACTTCTTCTTCTCGGAGACTGTCCCCTCGCCCGATGGTGGCTCGAACTATGTCACTGTCAGCCGCGTGGGCCGCGTCTGCGTG AATGATGCCGGGGGCCAGCGGGTGCTGGTGAACAAATGGAGCACTTTCCtcaaggccaggctggtctgctcAGTGCCTGGCCCTGGTGGTGCCGAGACCCACTTTGACCAGCTAG AGGACGTGTTCCTGCTATGGCCCAAGGTCGGGAAGAGCCTTGAGGTGTATGCGCTGTTCAGCACTGTCAG TGCTGTGTTCCAGGGCTTCGCCGTCTGTGTGTACCACATGGCGGACATCTGGGAGGTCTTCAATGGGCCCTTTGCCCACCGAGATGGGCCTCAGCACCAGTGGGGGCCCTATGTGGGCAAGGTGCCCTTCCCCCGCCCTGGCGTG TGCCCCAGCAAGATGACTGCGCAGCCAGGGCGGCCTTTTGGCAGCACCAAGGACTACCCAGATGAGGTGCTGCAGTTTGCCCGAGCCCACCCCCTCATGTTCTGGCCTGTGCGGCCTCAGCATGGCCGCCCTGTCCTTGTCAAGACCCATCTGGCCCAGCAGCTGCACCAGATCGTGGTGGACCGCGTGGAGGCAGAGGATGGGACCTATGATGTCATCTTCCTGGGGACTG ACTCAGGCTCTGTGCTCAAAGTCATCGCCCTCCAGGCAGGGGGCTCAGCTGAACCCGAGGAAGTGGTTCTGGAGGAGCTCCAGGTGTTTAAG GTGCCAACACCTATCACTGAAATGGAGATCTCTGTCAAAAGG CAAATGCTGTATGTGGGCTCTCGGCTAGGTGTGGCCCAGCTGCGGCTGCACCAGTGTGAGACTTACGGCACTGCTTGTGCAGAGTGCTGCCTAGCCCGGGACCCATATTGTGCCTGGGATGGTGCCTCCTGTACCCACTACCGCCCCAGCCTCGGCAAGCGCCGGTTCCGCCGGCAGGACATCCGGCATGGCAACCCTGTCCTGCAGTGCCTGGGCCAGAGCCAGGAAG GGGAGGCAGTGGGACTTGTGGCGGCTACCACGGTCTACGGCACGGAGCACAACAGCACCTTCCTGGAGTGCCTGCCCAAGTCTCCCCAGGCTGCTGTCCACTGGCTCTTGCAGAGGCCAGGGGATGAGGGGCCTGACCAG GTGAAGACGGACGAGCGAGTCTTGCACACGGAGCGAGGGCTGCTGTTCCGCAGGCTCAGCCGTTTCGATGCAGGCACATACACCTGCACCACTCTGGAGCATGGCTTCTCCCAGACTGTGGTCCGCCTGGCTCTGGTGGTGATTGTGGCCTCACAGCTGGACAATGTGTTCCCTCCGGAGCCAAAGCCAGAGGAGCCCCCAGCCCGGGGAGGCCTGGCTTCCACCCGACCCAAGGCCTGGTACAAGGACATCCTGCAGCTCATCGGCTTTGCCAACCTGCCCCGGGTGGATGAGTACTGTGAGCGCGTGTGGTGCAGGGGCACCATGGAATGCTCAGGCTCTTTCCGGAGCCGGAGCCGGGGCAAGCAGGCCAAGGGCAAGAGCTGGGCAGGGCTGGAGCTAGGCAAGAAGATGAAGAGCCGGGTGCATGCTGAGCACAATCGGAcgccccgggaggtggaggccacGTAG